The Brassica napus cultivar Da-Ae chromosome C7, Da-Ae, whole genome shotgun sequence genomic interval GCAGCGAACGGTTAGTTTCTCCACTAATTTCTCCAAATTCAGACACGGGTTTGGTCTTATTCAGACATGTGGTTTAGTCAACGTAAAGCTAAAATGGGTAAAAGACAAGGAACTCGATGCCGTCGTGGCTCGCGAGAAACATCTCAAAGCAGTCTGCAACCTCGTTTCGATCATCTCGTCTTCACACGATTCGAAAGCACCGATCTTTCACCTCAACACTCACCGAGGCCAGCTCGGTCTGCCTCAAGAGCTAAAGCTCGCGGCTTTCATAAGGAGATACCCCAACATCTTCGTGGAGCATTGTTGTCGTGATGGCGCAGGCACTCGCGTTCCTTGCTTCGGTTTAACCCCCGAGGCGATAGAGCTTTACAGTGAAGAGGTTAGTGTTTTGCGGGTGAATAAAGAGGATGTCTTGTCGAGGCTGTGTAAGCTTCTTATGCTCACGAGTGAAAGAACGCTTCCTCTGCATTCCGTTGATCATCTCAGATGGGATTTGGGTTTGCCGTATGATTACAAACGTTCGTTGGTTCGTAACCACCAGGATTTGTTCTGTTTGGTTGAGTTGTCTAGTGATCTCGTCGGTTTGAAGTT includes:
- the LOC106348966 gene encoding protein WHAT'S THIS FACTOR 9, mitochondrial, giving the protein MRWLLQRTVSFSTNFSKFRHGFGLIQTCGLVNVKLKWVKDKELDAVVAREKHLKAVCNLVSIISSSHDSKAPIFHLNTHRGQLGLPQELKLAAFIRRYPNIFVEHCCRDGAGTRVPCFGLTPEAIELYSEEVSVLRVNKEDVLSRLCKLLMLTSERTLPLHSVDHLRWDLGLPYDYKRSLVRNHQDLFCLVELSSDLVGLKLLHWDERLAVSHHMRSDDMAFPVKFTRGFGLKRKSMEWLQEWQRLPYTSPYVDASHLDPRTDL